Proteins from a single region of Thermococcus sp. CX2:
- a CDS encoding inorganic phosphate transporter, which yields MILITAALFMAWAIGANDSAKAVGTAVGSGVIGFKRAVLLIGIFTTLGVLLGGSGVSGTVSGLAEGMEVPTLGLVLFSAAVAVTIASLWGKPISTTQSLIGALTGASLALGLSVDWGTLGRIALAWVLSPILAALAAIIVYRLYSPVLKRIKCLRNLELTQRWLIFTAASFSAFNLGANELSNVAGILDSLGFDGPFKVVLALMLAIGALTFSYEVMMTVGRNLSPLGPTSAFSSQLGASLAVSAANLLGLPVSSGQAIIGAISGLSAYKGEHVNVRVLLGIVRGWILGPLAAGGLAYLLVGLLA from the coding sequence ATGATCCTCATAACCGCCGCCCTCTTCATGGCCTGGGCGATAGGCGCGAACGACAGTGCAAAGGCCGTTGGAACCGCCGTTGGGTCTGGAGTTATCGGATTCAAGCGGGCCGTGCTGCTCATCGGGATATTTACGACTTTGGGTGTCCTCCTCGGCGGTTCGGGCGTTTCAGGAACGGTGAGCGGGTTAGCCGAAGGTATGGAAGTCCCGACGCTCGGTTTAGTGCTCTTCAGCGCGGCGGTGGCGGTTACAATTGCAAGCCTCTGGGGAAAGCCCATCTCAACCACTCAGTCTCTCATCGGAGCTTTAACCGGTGCCTCCCTTGCGCTTGGCCTGTCTGTGGACTGGGGAACGCTTGGGAGGATAGCCCTTGCATGGGTTCTCTCCCCCATCCTGGCGGCCCTTGCGGCCATAATCGTCTATCGTCTCTACTCCCCGGTGTTGAAGAGAATAAAGTGCCTCAGAAACTTGGAGCTGACCCAGAGGTGGCTGATATTCACGGCGGCTTCTTTCTCAGCTTTCAACCTCGGTGCAAACGAGCTCTCCAACGTGGCAGGTATACTAGACAGCTTGGGCTTTGATGGGCCGTTCAAGGTCGTCCTTGCCCTCATGCTTGCCATTGGAGCGCTGACCTTCAGCTATGAGGTCATGATGACGGTTGGAAGGAACCTCTCTCCTCTGGGGCCAACTTCAGCCTTCTCATCGCAGTTAGGGGCTTCTTTAGCGGTCAGCGCCGCTAACCTGCTGGGCCTTCCAGTCAGCTCTGGCCAGGCGATAATAGGCGCCATAAGCGGGCTTAGTGCTTACAAGGGCGAGCATGTAAACGTCAGGGTTCTCCTTGGAATAGTCCGGGGGTGGATTCTCGGTCCTCTGGCTGCGGGTGGGCTGGCATACCTGCTCGTCGGCCTCTTAGCTTAG
- a CDS encoding glycosyltransferase family 2 protein, with protein MLLELVLAVIFLWDGYFFLNYIISLFRNYRTKEWTPKVSLLIPAYNEGERVLRSIKAALGQDYPDFEVIVVDDGSEDNTFEVANSVKDPRLRVYRNEHSGKARALNFGLSKASGEIIVTTDADSELDENALKELVRRFYSDEIVGVGGQVRVMGSSFLERAQDIEHLRIAMFRRAKELEDLSLAPGPIAAFRREALERIGGFVEDIVEDYATTKAIKKLGKVVYAPRARVYTEMPKTLSKLWRQRKRWFLGDLKNLGGGFTKDWAFLLLGDFVALLDILVPPLLLALGRWELFLLWYGFEVITMLVPTVVEGGSLLNALLFPFIVWFWALFYLTLHVYGYVRLLLGRL; from the coding sequence ATGCTCCTTGAGTTGGTCCTCGCGGTGATATTCCTCTGGGACGGCTACTTCTTCCTCAATTACATAATTAGCCTTTTCCGTAATTACAGAACTAAAGAATGGACGCCGAAGGTGAGCCTCCTCATACCCGCCTACAACGAGGGAGAGCGCGTTTTGAGGTCCATCAAAGCCGCCCTCGGGCAGGACTACCCAGACTTCGAGGTCATAGTTGTCGATGATGGAAGCGAGGACAACACCTTTGAGGTAGCCAATTCCGTCAAAGATCCGAGGCTCAGGGTTTACAGAAACGAACACAGCGGAAAGGCCAGAGCATTGAACTTCGGTCTCTCAAAAGCCAGTGGGGAGATAATAGTCACCACAGATGCAGACAGCGAGCTTGATGAAAACGCCCTGAAGGAGCTGGTGAGGCGCTTCTACTCTGACGAGATCGTCGGCGTAGGCGGCCAGGTACGGGTTATGGGCTCGTCCTTCCTCGAGAGGGCTCAAGATATTGAGCACCTGAGAATAGCCATGTTCCGACGCGCTAAAGAGCTCGAGGATTTAAGCCTCGCCCCCGGGCCCATAGCGGCCTTCAGAAGGGAAGCCCTCGAGAGAATTGGCGGCTTTGTTGAGGACATAGTCGAGGACTACGCGACTACCAAAGCCATCAAAAAGCTCGGAAAGGTCGTCTACGCCCCAAGGGCCAGGGTTTATACGGAGATGCCTAAGACTCTCTCCAAACTCTGGCGCCAGAGGAAGCGCTGGTTCCTCGGCGACCTGAAGAACCTCGGCGGCGGCTTCACCAAGGACTGGGCTTTTCTGCTCCTCGGCGACTTCGTTGCGTTGCTTGACATTCTGGTCCCACCGCTGCTGCTTGCCCTCGGTCGCTGGGAGCTCTTCCTCCTCTGGTACGGCTTTGAGGTTATCACGATGCTCGTGCCAACGGTCGTTGAAGGGGGCTCACTCCTAAACGCGCTCCTGTTTCCCTTCATCGTGTGGTTCTGGGCGCTGTTCTACCTCACGCTCCACGTTTACGGCTACGTTAGGCTACTCCTGGGCAGGCTTTGA